In Serratia sp. FDAARGOS_506, a genomic segment contains:
- a CDS encoding N-acetylmannosamine-6-phosphate 2-epimerase → MTLSILQQIKGRLVVSCQALDDEPLHSDFIMARMALAAEQGGAAAIRANGVEDVKAIMRTVALPVIGIIKRDYAGSDVYITPTLREIDELMAAAPQMIALDATGHLRPGELQLAELVAAIRARYPRLLLMADIATVEEAQEAARLGFDCVGTTLHGYTAESRGARLAEDDFGFLRAVLAAVPVPVIAEGNVETPAMAARCLALGAHAVVVGGAITRPQQITRRFVEAIGGR, encoded by the coding sequence ATGACGCTTTCCATTTTGCAGCAGATTAAGGGGCGGCTGGTGGTGTCTTGCCAGGCGTTGGACGACGAGCCACTGCACAGCGATTTTATCATGGCGCGCATGGCGCTGGCGGCCGAGCAAGGTGGTGCGGCGGCGATCCGCGCCAACGGCGTCGAAGACGTCAAAGCCATTATGCGCACGGTGGCGCTGCCGGTGATCGGCATTATCAAGCGCGATTATGCGGGCAGCGATGTCTATATCACGCCGACCCTGCGTGAAATCGATGAGCTGATGGCCGCGGCGCCGCAGATGATTGCGCTGGACGCGACCGGCCACCTTCGGCCAGGGGAGCTGCAACTGGCGGAATTGGTTGCCGCGATCCGCGCAAGGTATCCCCGGCTGCTGTTGATGGCAGACATCGCCACCGTAGAAGAAGCGCAAGAGGCTGCCAGGTTGGGGTTCGACTGCGTGGGCACCACGCTGCACGGCTATACCGCCGAAAGCCGGGGCGCTCGACTGGCGGAGGATGACTTCGGTTTTCTGCGCGCGGTGCTGGCGGCGGTGCCGGTGCCGGTCATTGCCGAGGGCAATGTCGAAACGCCGGCGATGGCAGCACGCTGCCTGGCGCTGGGGGCGCATGCGGTCGTGGTGGGCGGCGCCATTACGCGCCCGCAGCAGATCACCCGCCGTTTTGTCGAGGCCATCGGCGGGCGGTGA
- a CDS encoding MurR/RpiR family transcriptional regulator has translation MMNTGNLLLRLRQDLAGYSPTLQKLGNYLLAEPSRAVYLTITELARESATSEASVTRLCRHLGCKGYTEFKMALALSLQQNQPEATTRQSATENLVEESVQALRDTGALLDPQALQQAADSLQRCASVQIYGVAASAIIGDFLHYKLLRLGKPAQLFSDMHRAAMNAASLSERDLLIVISSSGSTKDVLHAVTLAKGRGARVIAVSNTQRSPLAKLADTLLVAAKPEGPLTAGALPAKVGAMLLVELMIAELTQRDPAYAQAMQATASATLPLLL, from the coding sequence GTGATGAATACAGGCAACTTGTTATTGCGGCTGCGGCAGGATTTGGCGGGGTACAGCCCCACGCTGCAAAAGCTCGGCAATTATCTTCTTGCGGAGCCCTCCCGCGCCGTTTACCTGACCATCACCGAACTGGCGCGTGAAAGCGCCACCAGCGAAGCCAGCGTCACGCGGCTGTGCCGCCATCTGGGCTGTAAAGGCTATACCGAATTTAAAATGGCGCTGGCCCTCAGCCTGCAACAAAACCAGCCGGAGGCGACGACGCGGCAAAGCGCAACGGAAAATTTGGTGGAGGAGAGCGTGCAGGCGCTGCGGGATACCGGCGCGCTGTTGGATCCGCAGGCGCTACAACAGGCGGCGGACAGCCTGCAGCGTTGCGCTTCGGTACAAATTTACGGCGTTGCCGCCAGCGCCATCATCGGCGATTTCCTGCACTACAAACTGTTGCGCCTCGGTAAACCGGCGCAGCTGTTCAGCGACATGCACCGGGCGGCGATGAACGCCGCTTCGCTGAGTGAGCGGGATCTGTTGATCGTCATCTCCAGCTCCGGCTCCACCAAGGACGTACTGCATGCGGTGACATTGGCCAAAGGGCGCGGCGCACGCGTGATCGCCGTCAGCAACACCCAACGCAGCCCGCTGGCCAAGTTGGCGGATACGCTGCTGGTGGCGGCCAAACCGGAAGGGCCGCTGACTGCCGGCGCCCTGCCGGCCAAGGTCGGCGCCATGCTGCTGGTGGAATTGATGATCGCCGAACTGACTCAGCGCGATCCCGCCTACGCTCAGGCGATGCAGGCCACCGCCAGCGCTACCCTGCCGCTGCTGTTGTAA
- a CDS encoding PTS transporter subunit EIIC: MSTPELSRSGGWFEKAQLFGKSFMLPIAVLPAAGLLLGIGGALSNPNTVEAYPFLNVGWLQSVFTVMASAGAIVFANLAVLFAVGVAVGLAKSDKGTAGLASLIAYLVMNATINALLKINGTLATQNAGAVGQGTILGIQTLETGVFGGVVIGLVTWYLHGRYNKIALPPFLGFFGGSRFVPIVSSLAAMAVGALMTVVWPHFQRLIFGMGGLVDASGYLGTFIYGFVLRMLGPFGLHHIFYLPFWTTALGGSEVINGQLVEGTQRIFFAQLADPNTQQFYIGTARFMSGRFITMMFGLVGACLAMYQSARPENRKRVGGLLLSAALTSFLTGITEPIEFSFLFVAPALYVVHALFDGLAFTIAHILHITIGQTFSGGFIDFMLFGVLQGEAKTHWMYVPLVGVPWFFLYYFTFRFLILRFNFKTPGREVETAPEAVMTGTERSQQVLAALGGKENIVELDCCATRLRVTVKQSRLLDESGLKASGARAVIVRGNGVQVIYGPHVTIIKNEVEELLDL; the protein is encoded by the coding sequence ATGTCAACACCAGAATTGTCACGCTCCGGCGGCTGGTTCGAAAAAGCCCAGCTGTTCGGCAAATCGTTCATGCTGCCGATCGCCGTGCTGCCGGCGGCCGGCCTGCTGCTGGGGATCGGCGGTGCGCTGTCCAATCCCAATACCGTTGAGGCGTATCCCTTCCTCAACGTCGGCTGGCTGCAAAGCGTATTTACGGTGATGGCCAGCGCCGGCGCCATCGTGTTCGCCAACCTGGCGGTCTTGTTCGCGGTCGGCGTGGCGGTGGGGTTGGCCAAAAGCGACAAGGGCACGGCGGGGCTGGCCTCGCTGATCGCCTATCTGGTAATGAACGCCACCATCAATGCGCTGTTGAAAATCAACGGCACGCTGGCCACGCAGAACGCCGGCGCGGTGGGACAGGGAACGATTCTCGGGATCCAGACGCTGGAGACCGGGGTGTTCGGCGGGGTGGTCATCGGTTTGGTGACCTGGTATTTGCACGGCCGTTACAACAAGATAGCGTTGCCGCCGTTCCTGGGCTTTTTCGGCGGCTCGCGCTTTGTGCCGATCGTCAGCTCGTTGGCGGCGATGGCGGTCGGCGCCCTGATGACCGTGGTGTGGCCGCATTTCCAACGGCTGATCTTCGGCATGGGCGGGCTGGTGGACGCCAGCGGCTATCTCGGCACCTTTATCTACGGCTTCGTGTTGCGCATGCTCGGGCCATTCGGCCTGCATCACATCTTCTACCTGCCGTTCTGGACTACCGCGCTCGGCGGCAGCGAAGTGATAAACGGACAGCTGGTGGAGGGTACGCAGCGCATTTTCTTCGCCCAGTTGGCCGATCCGAATACGCAGCAGTTCTACATTGGCACGGCACGTTTCATGTCCGGCCGCTTTATTACCATGATGTTCGGCCTGGTCGGCGCCTGCCTGGCGATGTACCAAAGCGCTCGCCCGGAGAACCGCAAACGCGTCGGCGGGCTGCTGCTGTCGGCGGCGCTGACCTCTTTTCTGACCGGCATCACCGAACCTATCGAATTCTCGTTCCTGTTTGTCGCGCCGGCGCTGTACGTGGTGCACGCGCTGTTCGATGGCCTGGCGTTCACGATCGCACACATCTTGCATATCACCATCGGTCAGACGTTCTCCGGCGGCTTTATCGATTTCATGCTGTTCGGCGTGCTGCAGGGCGAAGCGAAAACCCACTGGATGTACGTACCGCTGGTTGGGGTGCCCTGGTTCTTCCTGTACTACTTCACGTTCCGTTTCCTGATCCTGCGCTTCAATTTCAAAACGCCGGGGCGTGAGGTGGAAACCGCGCCGGAAGCGGTGATGACCGGCACCGAACGCTCGCAGCAGGTGCTGGCGGCGCTGGGCGGCAAAGAGAATATCGTCGAACTGGATTGTTGCGCCACGCGGCTGCGCGTGACGGTAAAACAGAGTCGGTTGCTGGACGAAAGCGGGCTGAAGGCCAGCGGCGCGCGGGCGGTGATCGTTCGCGGCAACGGCGTTCAGGTGATCTACGGCCCGCACGTCACCATCATTAAAAATGAAGTCGAGGAGTTGTTGGATTTATGA
- the ltaE gene encoding low-specificity L-threonine aldolase has translation MLIDLRSDTVTRPSAAMRQAMAQAEVGDDVYGDDPTVNALEAEAVRLSGKEAALFLPSGTQANLVALLSHCQRGDEYLVGQQAHNYKYEAGGAAVLGSIQPQPIEADADGTLPLDKLAAAIKPDDIHFARTRLLSLENTISGRVLPQAYLQQAWQFTRERQLALHIDGARIFNAAVALNLPLKEIVQYCDTFTICLSKGLGAPVGSLLCGSEAFIQRALRWRKMTGGGLRQAGILAAAGLYALEHNVARLREDHDNAVWLEQQLRQIGVEVAEPGAQTNVLYLRQSPALAAKFGPWMRERGVLISSGPLTRILTHLDVSRQDLQRVVELWREFLQQHA, from the coding sequence ATGCTTATCGATCTACGCAGCGACACCGTCACCCGCCCCAGCGCCGCCATGCGCCAGGCGATGGCTCAGGCAGAGGTCGGCGACGACGTCTACGGCGATGACCCGACGGTCAACGCGCTGGAGGCCGAGGCGGTACGCCTGTCGGGCAAAGAAGCGGCGCTGTTTTTGCCCAGCGGCACCCAGGCCAACCTGGTGGCGCTGCTGAGCCACTGCCAGCGCGGCGACGAGTATCTGGTCGGCCAACAGGCGCACAACTATAAATACGAGGCCGGTGGCGCGGCGGTGCTGGGCAGCATCCAGCCGCAGCCGATCGAGGCCGACGCGGACGGCACGCTGCCGCTGGACAAGCTCGCCGCCGCCATCAAACCCGACGATATCCACTTCGCCCGCACCCGGCTGCTGAGCCTGGAAAACACCATCAGCGGCCGAGTTCTGCCGCAGGCCTACCTGCAGCAGGCGTGGCAGTTTACCCGCGAGCGGCAGCTGGCGCTGCATATCGACGGCGCGCGTATCTTCAACGCCGCCGTGGCGCTGAACCTGCCGCTAAAAGAGATCGTGCAATACTGCGACACCTTCACCATTTGCCTGTCGAAAGGATTGGGCGCGCCGGTCGGATCGCTGCTGTGCGGCAGCGAGGCCTTCATTCAGCGCGCGCTGCGCTGGCGCAAGATGACCGGCGGCGGGCTGCGTCAGGCCGGCATCCTGGCGGCGGCCGGCCTCTACGCGCTGGAGCATAACGTCGCACGGCTGCGCGAAGACCATGACAACGCGGTCTGGCTGGAGCAACAGCTGCGGCAGATCGGCGTGGAGGTCGCCGAACCCGGCGCACAGACCAACGTGCTGTACCTGCGCCAATCACCGGCGCTGGCGGCCAAATTCGGCCCGTGGATGCGCGAACGCGGCGTGCTGATCAGCAGCGGCCCGCTGACGCGCATTCTGACCCACCTCGACGTCAGCCGTCAGGATCTGCAGCGGGTGGTCGAGCTGTGGCGGGAGTTCCTCCAGCAGCACGCCTGA